Proteins found in one Flavobacterium channae genomic segment:
- a CDS encoding calcium/sodium antiporter, with product MNFIYIILGLVLLVLGGNWLLKSSVGLSLKLNISKIIVGLTVVSFATSAPEMIVSIKAALDGFPDIAVGNVVGSNIGNIGLVLGIVLLINAIQVETNFYTTDWPMKMIASVLLFFFLILDGKLSRAEGIIFVVLLIAFVIHLIKQNKTVEIEINEEKETEMSYSIIFGLLAIGGFALWLGSELLVDGAVSLAEGLGVSKRVIAITVVSIGTSVPELASSIIAAIKKENDISIGNIIGSNIFNILSVLGFTAIIKPIENVDAKILSFDIYWLLAFAFILLPMVFLPKRNSLSFKEGALLVVSYIVFIYFTIQ from the coding sequence ATGAACTTTATCTACATTATTTTAGGCTTAGTATTATTAGTCCTAGGCGGAAACTGGCTTTTAAAATCATCTGTTGGTTTATCACTAAAACTTAATATTTCTAAAATCATTGTAGGATTAACAGTGGTTTCGTTTGCTACTTCAGCACCTGAAATGATTGTAAGTATAAAAGCTGCTTTAGATGGTTTTCCTGATATAGCTGTTGGAAATGTTGTAGGTTCAAACATTGGTAATATTGGTCTGGTTTTAGGAATTGTTTTGCTAATAAATGCTATTCAAGTTGAAACAAATTTCTACACGACCGATTGGCCTATGAAAATGATTGCTTCAGTTTTATTGTTTTTCTTCTTAATACTAGATGGGAAACTTAGCCGAGCTGAAGGAATTATCTTTGTTGTACTTTTAATTGCTTTTGTAATTCATTTAATCAAGCAAAATAAAACGGTTGAAATTGAAATTAATGAAGAGAAAGAAACCGAGATGTCTTATTCGATAATTTTCGGATTATTAGCTATTGGTGGTTTTGCACTTTGGTTGGGCTCTGAATTATTAGTTGATGGAGCTGTTAGTCTTGCTGAAGGATTAGGAGTTAGTAAACGTGTAATTGCAATAACTGTTGTTTCAATTGGAACAAGTGTACCAGAATTAGCATCTTCAATTATAGCGGCAATTAAGAAAGAAAACGATATTTCAATTGGAAATATTATTGGATCTAACATTTTCAATATTTTAAGTGTTTTAGGTTTTACAGCAATCATTAAACCAATCGAAAATGTAGATGCTAAAATTTTGTCTTTCGATATTTATTGGTTGTTAGCCTTTGCATTTATTCTGTTGCCAATGGTTTTTCTACCAAAACGAAACAGTTTGTCATTTAAAGAAGGAGCGCTTTTAGTAGTATCTTATATTGTATTTATCTATTTTACCATTCAGTAA